One segment of Plasmodium vivax chromosome 14, whole genome shotgun sequence DNA contains the following:
- a CDS encoding hypothetical protein, conserved (encoded by transcript PVX_100795A), which produces MSPKSPKSPTPLASLKPLNKPQLFLICDGEGFAWIPLLTVEWKIKYLFCSDAKMKKCFVDTFGLYETETNTHDNVLKFIEKQNVSSVPLLFIAMSTSKLHELILEYVISQKKFFFIFSSNLPTMNLEKLGKLKASLRNFNVDSDIVYDVKAEFKQTNRQFYWNIFNALTNQRVFYNLKNAINELGGHVYAVQIDSTFIPFLTENEGIENVLFYKTVLIISLIEFLFCKPKSVSAKCYSVKGEHATVKSIAGSALFDSLHCHFNISDNSSNRIFAVKVFGDNGSVDVSYNAEHNCFQLLRCLNHYEYPSLFVENAHESALNELKYFADEKLYTNKYLNAYINAVHTALCLWKSNGENVTLESRKPEECAAPEADIMVEAVKNFSITA; this is translated from the exons atgtCGCCCAAGTCGCCCAAGTCGCCCACGCCGCTCGCGTCGCTGAAGCCGCTGAACAAACCGCAGCTGTTCCTCATCTGTGACGGCGAGGGCTTCGCGTGGATCCCGCTGCTAACCGTGGAGTGGAAAATAAAGTACCTGTTCTGCAGCGAcgccaaaatgaagaagtgcTTCGTAGACACCTTCGGCCTGTACGAAACGGAGACGAACACGCACGACAACGTTTTGAAGTTCAttgaaaagcaaaatgtgAGTAGCGTCCCCCTGCTCTTCATAGCCATGTCAACATCAAAGCTGCATGAGCTCATCCTAGAGTACGTAATAAGCCAgaagaaatttttcttcatcttcagTTCTAACTTGCCCACAATGAATTTGGAGAAGCTGGGCAAATTAAAAGCGTCGCTGAGGAACTTTAACGTGGACAGTGACATTGTCTACGACGTAAAGGCAGAGTTTAAGCAAACCAACAGGCAGTTTTATTGGAACATTTTCAACGCCTTAACCAATCAGCGTGTTTTTTATAACCTTAAAAATGCAATTAACGAGTTAGGGGGACATGTATATGCCGTTCAAATAGACTCTACCTTcatcccctttttaaccGAAAATGAGGGAATCGAAAATGTCCTCTTCTACAAAACAGTGCTGATCATATCCCTAATTGAATTTCTGTTTTGCAAGCCGAAGAGTGTATCTGCCAAGTGCTACTCTGTGAAGGGCGAGCACGCCACGGTCAAGTCCATCGCGGGCAGTGCTCTCTTCGACTCGCTCCACTGCCACTTTAATATTTCGGACAATTCGAGCAACAGGATCTTCGCCGTCAAGGTCTTCGGGGACAACGGCTCCGTGGACGTCTCCTACAACGCGGAGCACAACT gctTCCAACTGCTGCGCTGCCTGAACCACTACGAGTACCCGAGTCTCTTCGTGGAGAACGCCCACGAGAGCGCCCTCAAC GAACTCAAATACTTCGCGGATGAAAAGCTCTACACCAACAAGTACCTCAACGCGTACATAAACGCTGTGCACACAGCCCTCTGCTTGTGGAAGAGCAACGGGGAGAACGTCACCCTGGAGAGTAGGAAGCCCGAGGAGTGCGCTGCCCCAGAGGCAGACATCATGGTGGAAGCAGTGAAGAACTTCAGCATAACCGCGTGA
- a CDS encoding ubiquitin activating enzyme, putative (encoded by transcript PVX_100800A) → MHRTLRKIFDRQTCEKIESMKILLVGAGGIGSEFLKNIITIGCKNVDIVDIDTIDITNLNRQFLFKKEDVKKYKSFVAKERALQHSKGLNINAYTFDVCTMKSSDIAKYDYVVNALDNIKARKYVNKLCVMERKVLIEAGSTGYNGQVYPILANETKCYNCEEKPKNKTYAICTIRQTPSLPEHCVAWGRLIFETFFCKSDNETLMDIKNHVEEESKKRNMDQHEIITFIFNYLFYDTIKELAALKKDYVTEPIPILFEGTAKKEDKLGEAAEQGSGPPDADPQNESHTHKETDPAAITLCSQNIWKKDECVKMYTETFAKLYSYLNINKQQEKEEYLVFDKDDDDCINFITAISNLRMINFSIKQKSKFDVQSIAGNIIPAISSTNAIVASLQASQLIHIIEHFERVKGSDKEVAKGSLRDSKAKHVWVKSIVSGNKMFSRGNVVNAEKLEPPNPSCYICQQPMIDIYIKSFSEMTLYDFVKNVCTNELAFLYPFLDKQDRNIFDYDSFLEEDEEYIKGLHNSLSEWDIKNDEILILTDFQNDKDQLEIHLKEDPTLEAPYDIKQKVVKRRKAEELRGSEAAPPSAKKRKHINQEEEPLNDKKKARTQSKVEEIVIDDEECVNDNLVLID, encoded by the exons ATGCACCGCACGCTGCGCAAAATCTTCGACCGGCAAACATGCGAGAAAATAGAGAGCATGAAGATCCTGCTGGTGGGGGCGGGCGGAATAGGCAGCGAGTTCCTAAAAAACATAATCACCATAGGCTGCAAAAACGTAGACATAGTGGACATCGACACTATAGATATCACCAACTTGAATAGACAGTTTCTGTTTAAGAAGGAGGACGTGAAGAAGTACAAATCGTTTGTCGCCAAGGAGAGGGCCCTCCAGCACAGCAAGGGTCTGAACATCAACGCGTATACGTTCGATGTGTGCACCATGAAGAGCAGCGACATTGCAAAGTATGACTACGTTGTGAATGCCCTCGATAACATTAAGGCTAGGAagtatgtaaataaattatgcgTAATGGAGAGGAAGGTCCTAATCGAAGCGGGGAGCACAGGGTATAACGGACAGGTGTATCCCATTCTTGCAAATGAAACAAAGTGCTACAATTGTGAGGAGAAAcccaaaaataaaacatacgCCATTTGCACCATTAGGCAAACCCCCTCCTTACCTGAACATTGCGTTGCCTGGGGGAGACTTATCTTTGAgacctttttttgcaaaagtgaTAATGAAACTTTGATGGACATTAAGAATCATGTGGAGGAGGAATCCAAGAAGAGGAACATGGACCAGCATGAAATCATcaccttcatttttaactacCTCTTTTACGACACCATTAAGGAGCTCGCCGCGCTGAAGAAGGACTACGTCACGGAGCCCATCCCGATACTGTTCGAGGGGACCGCGAAGAAGGAGGACAAATTGGGGGAGGCCGCCGAGCAGGGAAGCGGCCCCCCCGATGCGGACCCGCAGAACGAATCGCACACACACAAGGAAACCGACCCAGCGGCCATCACCCTGTGCTCCCAAAACATCTGGAAAAAGGACGAGTGCGTCAAAATGTACACAGAGACCTTCGCAAAGTTGTATAGCTACTTAAACATAAACAAACAgcaggagaaggaggagtaCCTGGTCTTTGACAAGGATGACGATGACTGCATCAATTTCATAACGGCCATTTCGAATTTACGaatgattaatttttccattaaGCAGAAAAGCAAATTCGATGTGCAGTCCATCGCGGGGAATATCATTCCCGCCATTTCGTCCACCAACGCGATTGTGGCCTCTCTGCAGGCATCGCAACTCATTCACATTATTGAGCACTTTGAACGTGTGAAGGGGTCCGACAAGGAGGTTGCAAAAGGCAGTTTAAGGGACAGCAAGGCAAAGCACGTATGGGTCAAAAGTATCGTCAGTGGAAACAAAATGTTCTCACGCGGAAACGTTGTAAACGCAGAAAAATTGGAGCCCCCCAACCCCAGCTGCTACATATGCCAACAGCCGATGATAGATATCTATATCAAAAGCTTTAGCGAAATGACGCTGTAcgattttgtaaaaaatgtgtgcacaaATGAGCTGGCCTTCTTGTACCCCTTCCTGGACAAGCAGGACAGAAACATCTTCGACTATGACTCCTTTTTGGAGGAGGACGAGGAGTACATAAAGGGGCTGCATAACTCGCTCAGTGAGTGggatattaaaaatgatgagaTTCTTATTTTGACGGACTTTCAGAATGATAAGGACCAGCTGGAGATTCACCTGAAGGAGGACCCCACCCTGGAAGCGCCCTACGACATAAAGCAGAAAGTGGTCAAGCGTAGGAAGGCGGAGGAGCTCCGTGGGTCCGAGGCGGCGCCCCCCAG cgcaaaaaaaaggaaacacatAAACCAGGAGGAAGAGCCCCTGAACGATAAAAAGAAGGCGCGCACCCAGAGCAAGGTTGAAGAAATCGTCATCGACGACGAAGAATGTGTGAACGATAATTTGGTGCTAATCGATTGA
- a CDS encoding hypothetical protein, conserved (encoded by transcript PVX_100805A), which yields MPKFPLKRKKPSFANTNIKCHLYRSATKNGDRNAYVVDKRKKVEERVALTTGNKYNEIVALFRGTSGGISGGISGGISGGSIRKNSHHHNFAKADVLTLARRDTERLKKNKFKYFPLGGNRKHHIKKFLTDCIFANNVKQLVGTAKRHINRASLYHLFLLLKLSVDFKNCEILKLNALEAFTNRVELLGRRQKNGHLGRDDTSVVLTYQRILDEAFFASTDGVADKPPPGKPPPQDVYFFDVVSFVNESLRGGAAGASPESSGGTVGAPPPDRSEPPCPDKRLPQRPGNWARQGGKSDPRKWSGHKAKREENESHANRRDEIHQDEIKYFSYNHRTNHLGVYKEIFEKSDQYKCLKFYENAKREVTARGEGSSPQELLNSKLRSSLVSGPHVGDGNVGDGDVANGAVANGNAEEACQGGRAPARRGLSRYTLKEPLLNAFLCVCANNYDDRTYKYMKAVYFSNFYVYNPLFLFQYFSYIPASENKFFEMFLAEFLKFLNNIIVHFHFYLIPFFTNLSYSSVFLNFFKKKMLLCGGEAEGEAASQRDRESSVHVYRRSSNLHLVKEKIAYTYRGHQSREKNVAFILFLFYEIFRSDSLVEKYRQIYLDNFYLYSSDRQERKQPLSIFFNFLNYRSVFNKYEDELKGVHIERRQFYRPLVAVTKRIREHSSVDASINREEESTPSSVSPREGVASNGSGRLTSVMGRRAAPHRQVASNLPLKRREFLRGMERAHQEFAASLWGVSGVDKVGKVGEADQVHQIDGDEPRGAPPRQVLQLHDANLKHHIISIRKREVLNMLLHLNKHNFTQSGNHLNKLCFFLLNEFCEKDLVTIFTNHLKYNGNEHDLLLLNKIINILIYKKRNISLSNNIVVCNSLAKYQLFNNNFFSLDKRSFFDEVTDANIHSLVALLYSWGKLKVRNLDPLFYQRVVKEIIKKMERINEYGLSCLLYGLNNLIDRRKGREESIMPARLGGAERGERVERGERAEYGNRGGLPPQSDAQTVALENELIRAIVSKLTTFKNMNINSFCISISCLSKINIFPKELYEEVQTVTYKYMHSVNVTSLQHLLLALSKFYIKSRRSSNTTDDLIFDLFNFLFTYKYNDISFKCACKFLHILSVLNLRDEDFILLLLLVISNEQKVLANAAKGEAPRLHLANRNVSSSFGGVGPLFTGGSQLGYRPYGAVNTQQTKEEPPLSGDPSAKRPNQSSKHKGSLFIKGLSALKDDDYFKSSHSAYPFFDIKSYKFDLNKVLLIFKNADSSYLVNVLESLYSLSYYSYFSIHLTVVIKNIMIKQIHDLKVSSIMALLFSYVDLHFFDHSLYDIELNLFLSEDSGGSVSIEEGAQLNDEQPLLLEPAVVHAVEKDASEGVGQNEKGIPSNGSYPPLSEEGTIDSLREQLHSLYNHMLCNFKIMNEQERMLYIEKLKLLMCEMKKKRKYFVDNIYNENNTPSVEYILSMIHDYDEMGKANCPVLEGGRLLYQVRSGQRERCSPNLYGRSCRGDPLETRKKEGELDNSLKEKHFEQIRSIVDQFSSVKKFHLKDKTLKEKLQKKEYYDDFFFLKYREYYKEDLINLCLETMLKNVTYILNNYKQYKNCSTFFLLLFCDIFLPYASSDIFFYFKCIQRSYDGNGGSGGISGIGGIGGIGGIGGIGGIGGIGGDGTKWQQPFEHILQNVELSHFTADTIRNVINAKNASHMVVPYLDILQHNNNFLNKAVCASGKSEGARCEEDRHHISGKGDGNPEGETHKKTGACEDAAKEYQHFINAYDSTYRPKKIKLENIVPLNLLYKFFQLFNFNINNVQLIYLLNEVIKENESNELVGSDNTIQFSKKEISPDQFRKVSYPIIQIRNKTLIVHKNSKKVFFKNFNIIDHYYKPSRGMLIQILDNGIHKAVSIYVDVYVVAYKVDILIERGAVLRQ from the coding sequence aTGCCAAAGTTTCCCctcaaaagaaagaaaccCAGCTTCGCAAACACCAACATCAAGTGCCACCTCTACAGAAGCGccacaaaaaatggagacaGAAATGCCTACGTGGTagataaaaggaaaaaggtgGAAGAGAGGGTTGCTCTCACGACCGGAAACAAGTACAACGAGATTGTCGCCCTGTTCAGGGGTACAAGCGGAGGTATTAGCGGGGGCATTAGCGGAGGCATTAGCGGAGGGAgcataagaaaaaacagcCATCACCATAATTTCGCCAAAGCAGACGTCTTAACCCTCGCGAGGAGAGACACAGAACggctgaaaaaaaacaaatttaagtATTTTCCCCTGGGAGGGAACAGAAAACACCACATTAAAAAGTTCTTAACTGACTGCATTTTTGCCAACAATGTTAAACAGTTGGTGGGTACGGCGAAGAGGCACATCAATAGAGCGAGCCTCTAtcacctttttcttcttctaaaATTAAGTGtggattttaaaaattgtgaaatttTAAAGCTGAACGCGTTAGAGGCTTTCACCAACAGGGTGGAGTTACTTGGGAGGCGCCAGAAAAATGGACATCTGGGGAGGGACGACACCTCGGTGGTGCTCACCTACCAGCGTATTTTAGACGAGGCGTTTTTTGCTAGTACGGATGGGGTAGCCGATAagccccccccggggaagccccccccgcaggacgTCTACTTCTTCGATGTGGTCAGTTTTGTGAATGAGAGCCTCCGGGGAGGCGCGGCAGGGGCATCCCCCGAGAGTAGTGGCGGTACGGTaggggcacccccccccgaCAGGAGCGAACCCCCTTGTCCGGATAAAAGGCTCCCGCAGAGGCCCGGCAACTGGGCgcgccagggggggaaaagcgaCCCCAGGAAATGGAGCGGACAtaaggcaaaaagggaggaaaacgaAAGCCACGCAAATCGAAGGGATGAAATACACCAAGACGAAATTAAATACTTTTCTTACAATCACAGGACGAACCATTTGGGAGTCTACAaggaaatttttgaaaaatccgATCAGTacaaatgtttaaaattttacgaaaaCGCAAAGAGGGAAGTTAccgcgcggggggagggaagctCCCCGCAGGAGTTGCTAAACAGTAAGTTGAGAAGCAGCCTGGTTAGCGGCCCCCACGTTGGAGATGGCAACGTTGGAGATGGCGATGTTGCAAATGGCGCTGTTGCAAATGGCAACGCTGAGGAGGCGtgccagggggggagggcccCCGCGCGGAGGGGATTAAGCCGGTACACCCTGAAGGAGCCCCTGCTGAACGCCTTcctctgtgtgtgtgcaaataATTACGACGACAGGACGTACAAATATATGAAGGCTGTGTACTTTAGCAACTTTTACGTTTACAATCCGCTGTTCCTGTTTCAGTACTTCAGCTACATCCCGGCAAGCGAAAATAAATTCTTCGAAATGTTCTTAGCGGAATTtctcaaatttttaaacaacaTCATTGtgcattttcacttttatttaatccccttttttaccaaTTTGAGTTACTCCTCTGTGTTTttgaacttttttaaaaaaaaaatgctgctcTGTGGTGGGGAagcggaaggggaagcggcgtcACAAAGGGACAGAGAAAGCAGTGTGCACGTGTATAGAAGATCGAGCAACCTCCATCtcgtgaaggaaaaaattgcctacACTTACAGAGGCCACCAgagcagggaaaaaaacgtggccttcattttgtttcttttttatgaaatttttcGCTCGGACAGCCTCGTGGAAAAGTACCGGCAAATTTATTTGGACAATTTTTACCTGTACAGTTCAGACAGGCAAGAAAGGAAGCAACCCCTCAGCATtttctttaactttttaaattaccgAAGcgtttttaacaaatatgaAGATGAGCTGAAGGGGGTGCACATTGAGAGGCGGCAGTTTTATAGGCCTCTCGTGGCGGTTACAAAACGGATAAGGGAGCACAGCTCCGTGGATGCCTCCATAAATCGGGAGGAAGAATCAACCCCCTCGAGTGTCTCTCCCCGCGAGGGAGTTGCTTCAAATGGCAGTGGCCGCTTAACCAGTGTGATGGGGCGCCGCGCTGCCCCGCACAGGCAGGTGGCCTCTAATTTGCCGTTGAAGAGGCGGGAATTCCTCCGCGGTATGGAGAGGGCCCACCAGGAGTTCGCCGCCTCGCTGTGGGGGGTGAGCGGAGTTGACAAAGTTGGCAAAGTGGGCGAAGCTGACCAAGTTCACCAAATCGACGGCGATGAACCGAGGGGTGCTCCCCCCAGGCAGGTCCTCCAGCTGCACGACGCCAACCTGAAGCACCACATCATCTCCATCCGCAAGAGGGAAGTGTTGAATATGCTGCTGCACCTTAACAAGCACAACTTTACGCAGAGTGGAAACCACCTGAACAAGCTCTGTTTTTTCCTGCTAAACGAATTTTGCGAGAAGGACCTAGTCACCATCTTTACGAACCACTTGAAGTACAACGGGAACGAGCACGATCTGTTGCtacttaataaaataattaacattttgaTTTACAAGAAAAGGAACATTTCTCTAAGCAACAACATAGTGGTTTGTAACAGTCTAGCCAAGTACCAGCTGTttaacaataattttttttcgctagACAAAAGGAGCTTCTTCGACGAAGTGACTGACGCGAACATCCACTCGCTCGTCGCGCTGCTGTACTCCTGGGGGAAGCTCAAGGTGCGAAATTTGGACCCCCTTTTCTACCAGCGGGTTgttaaagaaattattaaaaagatgGAAAGGATTAACGAATACGGCTTGTCCTGCCTGCTGTACGGGCTGAACAACCTCATCGATCGGCGGAAGGGGAGGGAGGAGTCGATAATGCCGGCCCGGCTGGGGGGGGCAGAACGGGGCGAGCGCGTCGAACGAGGTGAGCGTGCCGAATACGGCAACCGCGGAGGGCTGCCGCCCCAGAGCGACGCCCAAACGGTGGCCCTCGAAAACGAACTCATAAGGGCAATAGTGAGCAAGCTGACCACCTTCAAAAACATGAACATCAATTCCTTCTGCATTTCCATTTCGTGCCTCTCCAAGATAAACATCTTTCCCAAAGAATTATACGAAGAGGTCCAGACGGTCACGTACAAGTACATGCACAGCGTGAATGTGACTTCTCTGCAGCACCTCCTTCTGGCACTCTCcaaattttacattaaaagTAGACGAAGTAGTAACACCACGGATGACCTCATATTTGACCTGTTCAATTTTCTGTTcacttataaatataatgatatatcctttaaatgtgcatgcaaatttttgcacattttgagTGTACTAAATTTGCGGGATGAGGACTTcattctgcttcttctgctggTCATTTCGAATGAGCAGAAGGTTTTGGCGAATGCCGCCAAGGGGGAGGCCCCCAGGCTTCACTTGGCCAACCGCAATGTGAGCAGCTCGTTTGGCGGAGTTGGTCCACTTTTCACTGGCGGAAGTCAGCTTGGTTATCGGCCCTATGGAGCGGTAAACACCCAGCAGACGAAGGAGGAACCCCCCTTGAGTGGCGACCCCTCGGCGAAGCGACCAAACCAGAGTTCCAAGCACAAGGGCTCCCTATTCATCAAAGGGCTAAGTGCACTGAAGGATGACGATTACTTTAAGAGTTCCCATAGCgcgtaccccttttttgacatCAAAAGTTACAAATTCGACTTGAACAAagttttgttaatttttaagaatGCCGATAGTAGCTACCTGGTCAACGTGTTGGAGAGTCTGTACAGCCTGTCGTACTACTCCTACTTTTCAATTCACCTGACCGTggtcataaaaaatattatgataaagCAAATCCACGACTTGAAGGTTTCCAGCATAATggccctccttttttcctacGTGGATTTACACTTCTTTGACCACTCTCTGTATGATATAGAgttgaatttatttttaagtgaaGACAGCGGTGGCTCTGTTTCCATTGAGGAGGGAGCCCAATTGAATGATGAGCAGCCTCTCCTGTTGGAACCTGCTGTGGTGCACGCGGTTGAGAAGGACGCCTCCGAAGGGGTaggccaaaatgaaaaaggcaTTCCGTCAAATGGGAGTTACCCCCCTCTTAGTGAAGAAGGCACTATCGATTCTCTGAGGGAACAACTCCACAGCCTGTACAACCACATGCTTTGCAACTTCAAAATTATGAACGAGCAGGAACGGATGCTCTACATTGAGAAGCTCAAACTGCTCATGtgcgaaatgaagaagaagaggaaatattttgtagataatatttacaacGAGAATAACACTCCAAGTGTGGAGTACATACTGTCTATGATCCACGACTATGACGAGATGGGGAAGGCCAACTGCCCTGTGCTCGAGGGGGGAAGACTCCTCTACCAGGTGAGAAGCGGCCAACGTGAGAGATGCAGTCCGAATTTGTATGGGCGCAGCTGTAGAGGTGACCCCCTCGAGACgcgcaaaaaagaaggcgaACTGGACAACTCGCTGAAGGAGAAACACTTCGAACAGATCAGAAGCATCGTAGACCAGTTCAGCTCGGTGAAGAAGTTCCACTTGAAGGACAAAACgctaaaggaaaaattacaaaaaaaagaatactaCGAtgatttcttcttcttaaaatataGAGAATACTACAAAGAAGACCTCATCAACTTATGCCTCGAAACGATGCTGAAAAATGTGACTTACATTTTGAACAATTACAAACAGTACAAAAACTGCAGcacttttttcctcctcctcttctgcgACATTTTCCTGCCGTACGCTTCGAgcgacatttttttctacttcaAGTGCATTCAGAGGAGCTACGACGGGAATGGCGGTAGTGGCGGTATTAGCGGTATTGGCGGTATTGGCGGTATTGGCGGTATTGGCGGTATTGGCGGTATTGGCGGTATTGGCGGCGATGGCACCAAATGGCAGCAACCGTTCGAGCACATTCTGCAAAACGTAGAGCTATCCCACTTCACCGCAGACACGATCAGAAACGTCATTAACGCGAAGAATGCCTCCCACATGGTCGTCCCCTATTTGGACATACTACAGCACAACAATAACTTCCTCAACAAAGCCGTATGTGCGAGTGGCAAGAGCGAAGGGGCGCGCTGCGAGGAGGACCGTCACCATATTAGCGGCAAGGGAGATGGCAATCCGGAGGGAGAAACGCATAAGAAAACTGGAGCATGTGAAGACGCCGCAAAGGAGTACCAACACTTCATAAACGCGTATGACTCCACTTATAGGCCAAAAAAGATCAAGCTCGAAAATATCGTCCCCTTGAACTTATTGTACAAATTTTTCCAACTATTCAactttaacataaataacgTACAGCTGATTTACCTCCTGAACGAAGTGATTAAGGAAAACGAGTCAAACGAACTAGTCGGAAGTGACAACACAATCCAGtttagcaaaaaggaaatttcgCCTGATCAGTTCAGAAAAGTTTCCTACCCCATCATACAAATACGAAATAAAACCTTAattgttcataaaaattcgaaaaaagttttttttaaaaatttcaacatCATAGATCATTACTATAAGCCATCAAGAGGTATGCTTATACAAATATTGGACAATGGCATTCATAAGGCAGTTTCGATTTATGTGGATGTGTACGTCGTTGCCTATAAGGTGGACATCCTGATTGAGCGGGGCGCGGTGTTGCGTCAGTAG